One Argonema galeatum A003/A1 DNA window includes the following coding sequences:
- the fabZ gene encoding 3-hydroxyacyl-ACP dehydratase FabZ, producing MSTLIDVNPSDSATSTKTVFTIEEIQKLLPHRYPFLLVDRIIEYVPGQKAVGIKNVSVNEPYFQGHFPGRPIMPGVLIVEAMAQVGGIVLTQLPDIESGLFLFAGIDGVRFRRPVVPGDRLVMTVELLCVKRRRFGKMQARAEVDGQLASEGELMFSLVD from the coding sequence ATGTCCACACTGATTGACGTAAACCCATCTGACTCTGCGACATCTACCAAAACGGTTTTTACAATTGAAGAAATTCAGAAACTCCTGCCTCACCGTTATCCTTTTTTACTGGTAGACCGGATTATTGAATATGTACCGGGGCAAAAGGCAGTCGGCATTAAAAATGTCAGTGTCAACGAACCCTATTTCCAAGGCCACTTTCCCGGACGCCCCATCATGCCGGGAGTGCTGATCGTCGAAGCTATGGCTCAAGTGGGTGGTATAGTTTTGACTCAGCTACCCGATATTGAAAGCGGTCTGTTTTTGTTTGCTGGCATTGATGGAGTCCGTTTCCGGCGTCCTGTAGTACCGGGCGATCGGCTGGTGATGACCGTGGAACTACTCTGTGTCAAGCGGCGTCGCTTCGGTAAAATGCAGGCTCGTGCGGAAGTAGATGGCC
- the lpxC gene encoding UDP-3-O-acyl-N-acetylglucosamine deacetylase gives MKIQQTLLTAFEMSGVGLHSGIVTKVRVLPASRGEGRYFVRVDLPEGPIVPARLEAVSQTLLSTQLGEGSISVCTVEHLLAALAGMGVDDARIEIDGPEVPLLDGSASVWVEAIARVGLLSHSPPLPLSPSPPALPEPIWLYQGDAFVAAIPATETRFTYGIDFDLPAIGNQWYSWSPSRESFESAIAPARTFGLAHQIDDLRAKGLIKGGSLDNALVCDANGWINPPLRFANEPVRHKILDLVGDLSLLGTFPVAHFLAYKASHNLHIQLARLLRKGLGARD, from the coding sequence ATGAAAATTCAACAAACACTATTGACAGCTTTTGAAATGTCTGGCGTAGGACTCCACAGTGGCATAGTCACTAAAGTACGAGTACTTCCCGCATCTCGTGGTGAAGGTCGTTACTTTGTCCGTGTCGATCTGCCAGAAGGCCCGATCGTACCGGCACGTTTAGAAGCTGTCAGTCAGACTCTTCTCTCCACTCAGCTAGGTGAAGGTTCAATTTCTGTCTGCACTGTGGAACATTTGCTGGCAGCTTTGGCAGGAATGGGTGTGGATGATGCTCGCATTGAGATAGATGGCCCAGAAGTGCCTCTGCTGGATGGATCGGCCTCTGTTTGGGTAGAAGCGATCGCTCGCGTAGGACTGCTCTCCCACTCTCCCCCTCTCCCCCTCTCCCCCTCTCCCCCCGCCCTCCCAGAACCCATCTGGCTTTATCAAGGAGATGCCTTTGTGGCGGCTATACCGGCGACTGAGACTCGATTTACCTACGGGATTGATTTCGACTTGCCAGCGATCGGCAATCAGTGGTATAGCTGGTCACCAAGCAGGGAAAGTTTTGAGTCGGCGATCGCTCCCGCCCGCACTTTTGGTTTAGCACACCAAATCGACGATCTGCGTGCCAAAGGTTTAATCAAAGGCGGCAGCTTAGACAATGCGCTGGTTTGCGATGCTAATGGCTGGATTAATCCACCTTTGAGATTTGCAAATGAACCAGTACGTCATAAAATTTTAGATTTAGTAGGCGATCTGAGTTTGCTCGGAACTTTTCCTGTGGCTCACTTCTTGGCCTACAAAGCAAGCCACAACTTGCACATCCAACTGGCCCGATTGTTGAGGAAGGGGCTAGGGGCTAGGGACTAG
- a CDS encoding BamA/TamA family outer membrane protein → MRLSPVLVVAITWATLGLQHSANGQTSDSQAAIANNLSFGQGFTHINTLPLPDRQDLGITAHSGHIETALADKLLLEVGTLPHSKAVESLQELPNLPGQRGSWAEGLLSRGEKERISASSEPIYSNSSSASSAPQNWGVGGLQDTDKAENPFHPESLLINHFPTESQFLAQTTDRNRPTDTQTTPRVEPTEQTQPADDTPPRENTEPETPRNVESTPATPPSQGVPPQGTPAPEQETPNQLEFNLTPGGRSPANPQIDIPERAPSTPPINVQPSEAPPVDSRVLVAEVLVNGVEGKLQSIVYDAIRTRPGRTTTRSQLQEDINAIFATGYFSKVRAEPSDTSLGVRVTFVVEANPVLRSVQVEGNQALPQTVVQETFREQYNEILNFRDLQEGIKRLEQWYKDKGYVLAQVVDTRVNPDGTVTLSVAEGVVENIQVRFLNKEGEATNEQGQPIRGRTRSYIVTRELALKPGQVFNRNEVQRDLQRVFRLGLFEDVQVSLNPGQDPRRVNVIVNVKERNAGSIAAGAGISSASGLFGTVSYQQQNLGGNNQKIGAEVQLGQRELLFDLRFTDPWIGGDPYRTSYTVNFFRRRSISLIFDGGDPEIRLPNEDRPRILRIGGGVTFNRPLSKNPLAESEWVSSLGLQYQRVSIRDRDGDISPVDELGNDLSFSGEGKDDLLLVQLGLVRDRRNNPLRTTSGSLLRFGLEQSVPIGLGNVFLTRLRGSYSYYIPVKFTNFTTGAQSLAFNVQGGTVLGDLPPYEAFSLGGSNSVRGYEEGDLGSGRTYLQATAEYRFPVFSVIGGALFIDFGTDIGSGGSVPGDPAGARGKPGTGFGYGLGVRIQSPLGPIRIDYGLNDNGDSRIHFGIGERF, encoded by the coding sequence ATGCGTTTATCTCCAGTTTTGGTAGTAGCTATTACTTGGGCTACCCTCGGTTTACAACATTCGGCAAACGGACAAACCTCGGATTCCCAAGCAGCTATAGCCAACAATCTATCGTTTGGGCAAGGCTTTACTCACATAAATACTTTGCCATTACCAGATCGGCAGGATCTAGGGATCACGGCTCATTCGGGTCATATAGAAACTGCCCTAGCGGACAAGCTCTTACTTGAGGTAGGAACTTTACCTCACAGTAAAGCTGTTGAGTCGTTACAAGAACTGCCAAATCTACCTGGGCAGAGGGGCTCTTGGGCAGAGGGGCTCTTGAGCAGAGGGGAAAAGGAGAGGATTTCAGCGTCATCTGAGCCTATTTATTCTAATTCTTCCTCTGCCTCCAGTGCCCCCCAAAATTGGGGGGTTGGGGGGCTCCAAGATACAGACAAAGCTGAGAACCCCTTTCATCCAGAATCTTTACTTATCAATCATTTCCCTACTGAATCGCAATTTCTCGCCCAAACAACCGATCGAAACCGACCAACGGATACCCAGACAACACCAAGGGTAGAACCCACAGAGCAAACGCAGCCCGCAGACGATACACCACCGCGAGAAAATACCGAACCAGAAACACCTAGAAACGTCGAATCTACACCTGCAACACCGCCATCTCAAGGAGTTCCACCCCAAGGAACCCCAGCCCCCGAACAAGAAACGCCCAATCAACTTGAGTTTAACCTCACTCCTGGGGGACGATCGCCTGCAAACCCCCAGATCGATATTCCCGAACGTGCGCCTTCTACTCCACCCATAAACGTCCAACCAAGTGAAGCCCCACCAGTAGATTCACGGGTGTTGGTGGCAGAAGTACTAGTAAACGGGGTAGAAGGGAAACTGCAATCGATCGTTTATGATGCCATTCGCACCCGCCCCGGACGCACTACAACACGCTCTCAATTACAAGAAGACATTAATGCTATCTTTGCCACCGGCTACTTCTCTAAAGTCAGGGCTGAGCCAAGCGATACTTCTTTGGGCGTAAGAGTGACTTTTGTGGTAGAAGCTAACCCGGTGCTGCGTTCTGTACAGGTGGAAGGCAATCAAGCTTTGCCCCAAACTGTCGTTCAGGAAACTTTTCGCGAACAGTACAACGAGATCCTCAACTTCCGTGACCTACAGGAGGGCATCAAGCGCTTAGAACAGTGGTACAAAGACAAGGGCTATGTCTTAGCCCAAGTGGTTGACACGCGGGTCAATCCAGACGGAACGGTCACTCTGTCGGTTGCTGAAGGGGTGGTGGAGAATATTCAAGTCCGCTTCTTGAATAAGGAAGGAGAAGCAACAAACGAGCAAGGTCAGCCGATCCGAGGTCGTACCCGATCGTATATTGTGACTAGGGAACTGGCGCTTAAACCCGGTCAGGTATTTAACCGCAACGAGGTACAAAGAGATTTACAGCGGGTGTTTCGTCTGGGTTTGTTTGAAGATGTCCAAGTTTCGTTGAATCCAGGACAAGACCCGCGAAGAGTAAATGTGATCGTGAATGTGAAGGAAAGGAATGCGGGTTCGATCGCAGCTGGTGCTGGGATTAGTTCTGCTTCCGGCTTATTTGGTACGGTTAGCTATCAGCAGCAAAACCTGGGCGGAAACAACCAGAAGATAGGGGCAGAGGTGCAGTTGGGTCAGCGGGAGCTGCTGTTTGACTTGCGCTTTACTGACCCCTGGATTGGTGGTGACCCCTACCGCACTTCCTATACTGTGAATTTCTTCCGACGCCGCTCTATTTCTTTGATTTTTGATGGTGGCGATCCAGAAATTAGGCTGCCGAATGAAGATCGCCCTCGCATTCTCCGCATCGGTGGTGGTGTTACTTTTAACCGTCCCCTGTCAAAAAATCCCCTAGCCGAATCGGAATGGGTATCGTCTTTGGGACTTCAATATCAGCGAGTTTCTATTCGCGATCGCGATGGCGACATCAGTCCGGTAGATGAATTGGGCAACGATCTCAGTTTTAGCGGTGAGGGGAAAGACGATCTGCTATTAGTCCAACTTGGCTTAGTGCGCGATCGACGCAACAATCCCCTGCGGACTACCAGCGGTTCTTTACTGCGGTTTGGTCTGGAACAGTCGGTGCCGATCGGTCTGGGGAATGTTTTCCTGACTCGTCTGCGCGGCAGCTACAGTTATTACATTCCAGTCAAATTCACTAACTTCACGACCGGCGCACAGTCTCTCGCTTTTAACGTTCAAGGGGGAACCGTGCTGGGTGATTTGCCTCCCTATGAGGCTTTTTCCCTGGGTGGCAGTAATTCTGTGCGTGGGTATGAAGAAGGGGATTTGGGCAGCGGTCGCACTTATTTGCAAGCTACTGCTGAGTATCGCTTCCCGGTTTTTTCTGTGATCGGTGGAGCTCTTTTCATTGATTTTGGCACGGATATTGGCAGTGGTGGAAGCGTCCCAGGCGATCCGGCTGGAGCGCGGGGTAAACCCGGTACAGGTTTCGGCTACGGTCTAGGCGTCCGAATTCAATCTCCGCTAGGGCCGATCAGAATAGATTATGGCCTCAATGACAACGGCGACTCTCGCATTCACTTCGGCATTGGCGAACGCTTCTAA
- the purC gene encoding phosphoribosylaminoimidazolesuccinocarboxamide synthase: MQKLYEGKAKIIYTTDEAQILLAHFKDDATAFNAQKRGTIVGKGEINCKISSHLFQLLEAKGISTHFIDSPAPNQMRVCRVQILPLEVVVRNIAAGSLCKQTGLPEGTILKQPLVEFYYKNDGLGDPLLTRDRLFLLELATPEQVSRLQELALQIDEILSVFFNQCGITLVDFKLEFGLDQQQKLLLADEISPDTCRLWDRSEADPDRRVMDKDRFRRDLGDVESAYQQVLERVLEGVKEEGARG, encoded by the coding sequence ATGCAAAAACTATACGAAGGCAAAGCCAAAATTATTTACACCACAGATGAGGCCCAGATACTGCTCGCCCACTTCAAAGACGATGCTACTGCCTTTAATGCCCAGAAGCGCGGTACTATCGTTGGCAAAGGCGAGATCAACTGTAAAATTTCCAGTCATTTATTCCAACTTCTAGAAGCTAAAGGCATTTCGACTCACTTCATCGACAGCCCTGCCCCGAACCAAATGCGCGTTTGCCGCGTACAAATTTTACCTTTAGAAGTAGTTGTCAGAAACATCGCTGCCGGTAGTCTTTGCAAGCAAACCGGGTTGCCAGAAGGCACAATTCTCAAACAGCCGTTGGTCGAATTTTACTACAAGAATGACGGCCTGGGAGACCCTCTCCTGACACGCGATCGTCTCTTTTTGCTGGAACTGGCCACCCCGGAACAAGTCTCTAGACTCCAGGAACTCGCCTTGCAGATCGACGAAATCCTCAGCGTATTTTTTAACCAGTGCGGCATTACTCTGGTAGACTTCAAGCTGGAGTTTGGTCTTGACCAGCAGCAAAAACTGCTCCTAGCCGACGAAATCAGTCCCGACACTTGTCGTCTGTGGGATCGGTCCGAAGCCGATCCCGATCGCCGAGTCATGGATAAAGACCGCTTCCGCCGCGACTTGGGAGATGTAGAAAGCGCCTATCAGCAAGTCTTGGAGAGAGTTCTAGAAGGGGTGAAGGAAGAAGGGGCTAGGGGCTAG
- a CDS encoding GAF domain-containing protein, with amino-acid sequence MTLSNTGSVLATLTQLTQVHRTDALMQRVKTLSVPEFVCLLDFITAEFQQFLRAIDLINDEALETMLERTLEAITLKIGQILQADRTTIFLVDVDKGQLWSKISQGEGEKPIEIRLPMNVGIAGHVATTGESLNIPDAYNHPLFNPELDKQTNYYTRNILCMPVLSSKEQIVAVVQLTNKASNIPFNSEDEEIFRDFAASIGIILESCQSFYVAARNQRGAAALLKATQTLGQSLDLETTLRSVMDQARNLMQADRSTLFLLSKETDELWTKVAAADGNTVLEIRIPANRGIAGYVASTGGPLNIPDAYKDPRFDPTTDKRTGYVTRNILCLPVFNSSSHLIGVTQLINKNQGSFTSSDEEFMRAFNIQAGIALENAKLFENVLLEKQYQKDILQSLSDAVISTDMQGRIVTINDAALELLGCPLQQTSGKSHKQIWEQKLISRLVWEVVPIENLQMRLQDSLKNAAKHYVPEQSLTVGLWVDPPQNKEVGENNHQPNAEDDTISYILAIRDRTKPDIFIPWNELATNDGSVPTPAYVPKEKVQEIERSINLTVNPLTNPEGGVRGGLVVLEDISQEKRMKTTLYRYMTPGVAERVMAQAEDSLMVGERKEVTILFSDIRGYTTLTENLGAAKVVSLLNQYFETMVEAVFNHEGTLDKFIGDALMAVFGAPLPLKDHAWLAIQTALDMRRRLAIFNHRRIIAAQPQIHIGIGISSGDVVSGNIGSQKRMDYTVIGDGVNLSSRLEGVTKEYGCDIILSEFTYNLCGDRIWVRELDKIRVKGKHEAVTIYELIGNCTQPLKDSEQEFLAHYGAGREAYLARDFFGAIANFENAQKIRSFDQAIAVHLERAQKYLLDPPPESWDGVYSMTTK; translated from the coding sequence ATGACACTCTCGAACACTGGTAGCGTCCTGGCGACGTTGACTCAGCTGACTCAAGTGCATCGCACCGATGCGCTGATGCAGCGAGTCAAGACTCTTTCCGTTCCGGAATTTGTCTGCCTGCTCGACTTTATCACCGCTGAATTCCAGCAATTTCTGAGAGCGATCGATCTAATCAACGATGAAGCCCTAGAAACGATGCTGGAGAGGACTCTAGAGGCCATTACGCTCAAAATCGGCCAAATTCTCCAGGCAGATCGCACCACGATCTTTTTGGTAGACGTTGATAAAGGCCAACTATGGTCGAAAATATCACAAGGAGAAGGTGAAAAGCCTATTGAAATACGCCTACCGATGAATGTTGGCATTGCCGGTCACGTAGCCACCACTGGCGAATCCCTCAATATCCCCGATGCCTACAATCACCCTCTATTTAATCCAGAATTAGATAAACAGACTAACTATTACACCCGCAACATCCTGTGTATGCCGGTTTTGAGCAGCAAAGAGCAGATAGTAGCCGTAGTTCAGCTAACTAACAAAGCTAGCAATATCCCCTTCAATAGCGAAGACGAAGAGATATTTCGCGATTTTGCGGCCAGCATCGGCATCATCCTGGAAAGCTGTCAGTCCTTCTATGTCGCCGCCCGCAACCAACGCGGCGCAGCTGCACTACTAAAAGCTACCCAAACTCTCGGCCAGAGTCTTGACCTGGAGACTACTTTGCGCTCTGTAATGGATCAAGCCCGTAACCTGATGCAGGCCGATCGCAGTACCCTATTCTTACTCAGCAAAGAAACCGACGAGCTGTGGACAAAAGTTGCCGCCGCAGATGGCAACACTGTGCTGGAAATCCGCATTCCCGCTAACAGGGGAATCGCAGGCTACGTCGCCTCTACGGGGGGGCCGCTGAATATCCCCGACGCCTACAAAGACCCCCGCTTCGACCCCACCACAGACAAGCGTACCGGCTATGTCACCCGGAATATACTCTGTCTGCCCGTTTTTAACTCCAGTAGCCACTTGATCGGCGTTACGCAGTTAATTAACAAAAACCAAGGCAGCTTCACCAGCTCGGATGAAGAATTTATGCGGGCGTTTAATATTCAAGCTGGGATCGCCCTGGAAAATGCCAAACTATTTGAAAATGTTCTTCTTGAAAAGCAATATCAAAAAGATATCCTGCAAAGCCTTTCAGATGCGGTGATTTCCACCGATATGCAAGGCCGAATCGTGACTATAAACGATGCAGCTCTGGAATTGCTGGGTTGCCCCCTGCAACAAACTAGCGGTAAAAGCCACAAGCAGATTTGGGAACAAAAGCTGATAAGTCGCCTTGTCTGGGAGGTCGTGCCGATCGAGAATCTGCAAATGCGGCTACAGGATAGCCTGAAAAATGCGGCGAAGCATTACGTGCCAGAACAAAGCTTGACGGTAGGTTTGTGGGTAGACCCTCCACAGAATAAGGAAGTAGGAGAAAACAACCATCAGCCAAATGCTGAAGACGATACAATATCCTACATTCTGGCAATTCGCGATCGCACCAAACCCGATATCTTTATACCCTGGAACGAACTCGCTACAAATGACGGTTCCGTACCAACCCCCGCTTACGTACCCAAGGAAAAAGTCCAAGAAATAGAACGCAGTATCAATCTGACAGTCAACCCGCTAACTAATCCAGAAGGAGGCGTCCGAGGTGGTTTAGTGGTGTTAGAGGATATCTCTCAAGAAAAACGCATGAAAACCACTCTGTACCGCTACATGACACCCGGCGTAGCCGAACGAGTGATGGCACAGGCGGAAGATTCCTTGATGGTAGGCGAACGCAAGGAAGTGACGATTTTATTTTCCGATATTCGGGGCTACACCACTCTGACGGAAAATTTGGGAGCGGCTAAAGTTGTATCGCTGCTGAATCAGTACTTTGAAACAATGGTAGAGGCAGTCTTTAACCACGAAGGCACGTTGGATAAGTTTATTGGGGATGCTCTGATGGCTGTTTTTGGTGCGCCTCTACCATTAAAGGATCATGCCTGGTTGGCTATTCAAACGGCGCTGGATATGCGTCGGCGTCTTGCTATATTTAACCATCGGCGTATTATTGCCGCTCAGCCGCAAATCCACATTGGGATTGGTATTAGTTCGGGAGATGTGGTTTCGGGGAATATTGGTTCGCAAAAACGAATGGATTATACGGTGATTGGAGATGGCGTTAACCTAAGTTCTCGGTTGGAGGGTGTCACTAAGGAATATGGTTGCGATATTATTTTGAGCGAGTTTACCTATAACCTCTGCGGCGATCGCATCTGGGTGCGCGAACTCGACAAAATCAGGGTCAAGGGAAAACACGAAGCTGTGACTATCTACGAGTTGATTGGCAATTGCACTCAACCTCTTAAGGACTCAGAGCAAGAATTTTTAGCACATTACGGTGCGGGACGAGAAGCTTACTTAGCTAGGGACTTCTTTGGCGCGATCGCCAATTTTGAGAACGCTCAGAAAATCCGTTCCTTTGACCAAGCGATCGCCGTCCACCTAGAACGCGCCCAAAAATATCTCTTAGACCCACCCCCTGAGTCTTGGGATGGCGTTTACAGCATGACAACCAAATAG
- a CDS encoding glycosyltransferase family 4 protein, protein MRIALFTETFLPKIDGIVTRLCHTIDHLQRNGDKVLIFSPDYGVPEYKGAKIYGVPGFPLPMYPELKMAVPRPAIGHALEEWKPDIIHVVNPAILGLAGLFYGKMLKIPLVASYHTHLPQYLQHYGWGMLEGLLWELLKSAHNQADLNLCTSMAMVQELRSHGIERVDLWQRGVDTELFHPDLASREMRSHLSQGHPDSPLLLYVGRLGAEKEIDRIKPVLEAIPDARLALVGDGPNREALEKLFAGTPTNFVGYLRGRELTSAYASADAFIFPSRTETLGLVLLEAMAAGCPVVAARSGGIPDIVTDGINGYLFDPTDEQGAIAATQRLLANPEERETVRQNARQEAERWGWAAATRQLQRYYQKGTS, encoded by the coding sequence ATGCGAATTGCCCTATTCACCGAAACGTTTTTGCCCAAGATTGATGGCATCGTAACGCGCCTGTGCCATACGATCGATCATTTACAGCGTAACGGCGACAAAGTATTAATTTTTTCGCCCGATTATGGTGTGCCGGAATATAAAGGAGCCAAAATTTATGGAGTTCCCGGCTTCCCGCTACCAATGTATCCAGAATTAAAAATGGCAGTACCGCGTCCGGCGATCGGTCACGCCCTAGAAGAATGGAAGCCAGATATCATTCACGTCGTTAACCCAGCTATTTTGGGATTAGCCGGTTTGTTCTACGGAAAAATGCTGAAAATTCCCTTAGTGGCGTCTTACCATACCCATCTACCGCAGTATTTGCAACACTATGGATGGGGAATGCTGGAAGGTTTGTTGTGGGAACTACTTAAATCAGCCCATAATCAAGCAGACTTGAATCTCTGTACTTCAATGGCGATGGTGCAGGAACTGAGAAGCCACGGCATTGAAAGGGTAGATTTGTGGCAGCGGGGAGTCGATACAGAATTGTTTCATCCCGACTTAGCAAGTAGAGAAATGCGATCGCATCTCAGTCAAGGACACCCAGATAGCCCCTTGCTGCTGTATGTAGGTCGTCTGGGTGCCGAAAAAGAAATCGATCGCATCAAACCCGTCCTAGAAGCCATACCAGACGCCCGCCTAGCTTTAGTAGGAGATGGCCCCAATCGAGAAGCCTTAGAGAAACTCTTCGCCGGAACACCCACCAATTTTGTTGGCTATCTGCGAGGCCGAGAACTCACCTCCGCTTATGCTTCTGCCGACGCCTTTATATTCCCCTCCCGCACCGAAACATTGGGATTAGTGTTGCTAGAAGCAATGGCAGCCGGGTGTCCAGTCGTAGCAGCGCGTTCAGGTGGCATTCCCGACATCGTGACAGATGGAATCAACGGCTACTTATTTGACCCCACCGACGAACAAGGTGCGATCGCCGCTACCCAACGCCTGCTAGCCAATCCAGAAGAACGCGAAACAGTACGTCAAAACGCTCGCCAAGAAGCAGAACGGTGGGGCTGGGCAGCCGCCACCCGTCAACTGCAACGCTATTATCAAAAAGGGACTAGCTAG
- a CDS encoding DUF4291 family protein translates to MRLVTEPYLAQVSRSPNTGHHIIAQFDDNSVVVYQAYRQAIGHFAASHGYFGGEFNLNRMSWIKPNFLWMMYRSEWGTKPGQEVILAVKLKRSAFDGILANIVHSSYIPDLYSSEAEWKKAVKHSSVRLQWDRDRHPSGAKLERRAIQLGLRGEILSRYATEWIIDIEDISEFVQQQHQYKSGDLTNLLTPRELLYPVTNSDIAKKLGLSDP, encoded by the coding sequence GTGAGGCTGGTAACAGAACCGTATTTAGCGCAAGTGAGCCGATCGCCAAACACAGGTCATCATATTATAGCCCAGTTTGACGATAATTCTGTTGTTGTCTATCAAGCTTATCGACAGGCGATCGGCCACTTTGCCGCCTCACACGGCTATTTCGGCGGTGAATTTAACCTCAACCGCATGAGTTGGATCAAACCTAACTTTCTCTGGATGATGTATCGTTCCGAATGGGGAACAAAACCAGGACAAGAAGTAATTCTCGCGGTGAAGTTAAAACGATCGGCCTTTGATGGTATTTTGGCAAATATCGTTCATTCCAGCTACATCCCAGATTTGTATAGTAGCGAAGCAGAATGGAAAAAAGCTGTTAAACACTCATCAGTTCGACTGCAATGGGACCGGGATCGTCATCCTAGCGGCGCAAAACTCGAACGACGCGCTATCCAGCTAGGTTTGCGGGGTGAAATTTTATCCCGTTATGCAACAGAATGGATTATCGACATCGAAGATATCTCAGAATTTGTGCAACAACAGCATCAATACAAAAGCGGTGATTTGACAAATTTGCTGACACCCCGCGAGTTGTTGTATCCCGTTACCAATTCCGACATTGCCAAAAAGCTAGGATTATCAGATCCTTAA
- a CDS encoding chromophore lyase CpcT/CpeT, with translation MTHSTDLATLARLMAADFSNQAQAFENPPFYAHIRVCMRPLPLEVLSGVGFFVEQAYDYTLNNPYRVRVLKLLNTGKHIEIENYTVKEEEKFYGASRDKKQLQNLKADQLEKLPGCNMIVEWTGSCFKGRVEPGKSCMVFRNGRNTYLDSEFEIDEEKFISLDRGRDPETDEHIWGSVAGPFYFVRWATFADEIKL, from the coding sequence ATGACTCATTCCACGGATCTTGCCACTTTAGCTCGCTTGATGGCAGCAGACTTCAGCAACCAAGCCCAAGCCTTTGAAAATCCGCCATTTTATGCCCACATTCGCGTTTGTATGCGTCCCTTACCCCTAGAAGTCCTATCCGGCGTAGGTTTCTTTGTGGAACAAGCCTACGACTATACCCTGAATAACCCTTACCGCGTGCGAGTTCTGAAATTGCTCAATACGGGGAAGCACATCGAAATTGAAAATTACACGGTCAAGGAAGAAGAAAAGTTCTACGGAGCCTCACGCGACAAGAAGCAACTGCAAAACCTCAAAGCAGACCAATTAGAGAAATTACCGGGCTGCAACATGATTGTAGAGTGGACTGGCAGCTGCTTCAAAGGTAGGGTGGAACCAGGTAAAAGTTGCATGGTGTTTCGCAACGGCAGAAACACCTACCTGGATAGCGAATTCGAGATTGATGAGGAAAAGTTTATCAGTCTCGATCGCGGACGCGACCCAGAAACCGACGAACATATCTGGGGTTCTGTAGCTGGCCCCTTCTACTTCGTCCGCTGGGCTACCTTTGCCGACGAGATAAAACTGTAG
- a CDS encoding esterase-like activity of phytase family protein has translation MSKSVQTLVLALAVTLLSLLAACSLPQVSAQQRTFLDLSLEFLGEYKLPKQKFKDTSVGGLSALAYDRKSDRFYALSDDQSVYAPARFYTLKLSLGNSGIQKVEVENVTFLKGQDGKTYPKNAIDPEGIALSPQRTVFISSEGVARNSIPPSIQEFDLQTGRLRQKFSIPQRYIPDATGDLQQRGVQDNLGFEALTLNPTGSTPASGEPIRLFTATESALVQDRDPIQLDDRGNPKPLIIKSRLLHYLISDRSPIILSEHLYQLSPPPVGAQYHGLVELLAIDQGGHFLSVERSFGLFGVNIRIFQIATGAATDTSRIASLKGELRAVEPVKKKLLLDLKELGISLDNLEGMAKGPTLPDGSQSLVLVSDDNFSDRQITQFLLFRLKSGR, from the coding sequence GTGAGTAAAAGCGTACAAACGCTGGTTTTGGCTTTAGCGGTAACGTTATTAAGTTTGCTTGCAGCGTGTAGTTTGCCGCAAGTCAGCGCCCAGCAGCGGACTTTTCTCGACTTATCCCTGGAATTCTTGGGCGAGTACAAGTTACCCAAGCAAAAATTTAAAGATACCTCTGTAGGGGGATTATCGGCGCTTGCTTATGACAGAAAGAGCGATCGCTTCTATGCCCTTTCCGATGACCAAAGCGTATATGCCCCAGCTCGTTTCTACACCCTCAAGCTATCTTTGGGCAACAGTGGTATCCAGAAAGTAGAAGTAGAAAACGTCACCTTTCTCAAAGGACAAGACGGAAAAACCTATCCCAAAAACGCGATCGATCCAGAAGGAATCGCCCTTTCTCCCCAGCGAACTGTATTTATTTCCAGTGAAGGCGTCGCCAGAAACAGCATCCCCCCTTCCATACAAGAATTCGATCTGCAAACAGGTCGTTTGCGGCAAAAATTCTCAATTCCACAGCGCTATATCCCCGATGCTACAGGAGATCTGCAACAACGGGGCGTTCAAGATAACTTGGGATTTGAAGCTTTGACACTCAATCCTACCGGATCGACACCAGCTAGCGGCGAACCAATTCGTTTATTTACAGCTACAGAATCAGCGCTTGTACAAGACCGCGATCCGATACAATTGGACGATCGAGGCAATCCCAAACCACTAATCATCAAATCTCGTCTGCTGCATTATCTGATTAGCGATCGCTCACCCATTATACTTTCCGAACATCTTTATCAGCTATCCCCACCACCAGTTGGCGCTCAATATCATGGTTTGGTGGAATTATTAGCAATAGACCAAGGCGGACATTTTCTCAGTGTAGAGCGGTCTTTCGGTCTTTTTGGGGTCAACATTCGCATTTTTCAAATAGCGACTGGTGCTGCAACCGATACTTCCCGCATTGCTAGTCTAAAAGGGGAACTCAGGGCAGTTGAACCAGTTAAGAAAAAATTGCTTTTAGATTTGAAGGAACTTGGGATTAGTTTGGATAATCTAGAAGGAATGGCGAAAGGCCCTACTTTACCTGATGGTAGCCAGAGTTTGGTTTTGGTTAGCGATGATAACTTTAGCGATCGACAAATAACGCAGTTTCTGCTGTTTCGTCTTAAAAGCGGACGTTGA